One stretch of Paenibacillus sp. FSL R5-0341 DNA includes these proteins:
- a CDS encoding transporter substrate-binding domain-containing protein, whose product MKKWSVLTLTTALVLALTGCNTGGEAKTVSGAEGANEPTKIIVGTGTQFPNVAFIDENDKLTGYDVELVREIDKRLDDYEFEFQTLEFTNLLLSLETNKIDMVAHQMEKNPEREEKYLFNKEAYSHWKNKIAVLKDDNSIQSIDDLKGKKVFTTATSAQAILLENYNKEHDNALDIVYSSGVANDFISQLKSKRVAASIAADFTLPLIDPNNDLKLVGPPLSESDTLFMFRKNDPEQQKLADRVDEVLKEIKADGTLKQLSEQWLGFDATQSEAK is encoded by the coding sequence ATGAAAAAATGGTCTGTTTTAACACTAACTACTGCACTAGTTCTGGCGTTGACAGGATGCAACACCGGGGGAGAAGCGAAGACGGTATCGGGAGCTGAGGGGGCAAACGAACCAACCAAAATTATTGTGGGGACAGGCACACAGTTTCCGAATGTAGCCTTTATTGACGAAAATGATAAGCTGACGGGTTACGATGTAGAACTGGTCAGAGAAATTGATAAACGGCTTGATGATTACGAATTCGAGTTTCAGACGCTGGAGTTCACCAACTTGCTGCTGAGCCTTGAAACGAACAAGATTGACATGGTTGCACATCAAATGGAAAAAAATCCGGAGCGTGAGGAGAAATATTTGTTCAACAAAGAAGCGTACTCCCATTGGAAAAACAAAATTGCCGTTCTTAAAGATGACAACTCCATTCAATCCATTGACGATTTGAAGGGCAAGAAAGTATTTACTACAGCAACCAGTGCACAAGCCATCTTGCTGGAAAACTACAACAAGGAGCATGATAATGCACTTGATATTGTATATTCAAGCGGTGTAGCCAACGATTTCATCTCACAACTCAAGTCCAAACGGGTTGCAGCGTCTATAGCTGCAGACTTTACCCTTCCACTTATCGATCCAAATAATGATCTCAAACTGGTAGGTCCGCCGCTCAGTGAATCAGACACGCTGTTTATGTTCCGCAAAAACGACCCTGAGCAGCAAAAACTCGCTGACCGTGTCGATGAAGTGCTGAAGGAAATTAAGGCTGATGGCACATTGAAGCAACTGAGCGAGCAGTGGCTTGGCTTTGACGCTACACAATCGGAAGCCAAATAA
- a CDS encoding amino acid ABC transporter permease → MGAPFEFSYVIDYFVKLLPTISTTLLIVVSAMVLGLIISSIAALPQMYNIPVLKQLSKLYVSFFRGTPILIQLFLFYYGVPEILGLFGINANRAPALYFVILTYSLNSGAFMVEMIRASVASVDRGQVEAAYALGMSGPQAFFRIVLPQAYVTALPIFSNMVIGSLKDTSLAFSVGVMEMTGKSSTLATISRHFIEAYISLALIYFVLSFVLDRVFRVLERKVQKRGFAPI, encoded by the coding sequence ATGGGTGCACCATTTGAATTCAGTTATGTCATTGACTACTTTGTAAAGCTCCTACCCACCATCAGTACTACGCTTCTAATTGTAGTTAGTGCAATGGTGCTTGGACTTATCATCAGTTCCATCGCGGCACTGCCGCAGATGTATAATATCCCGGTGCTGAAACAGCTGTCTAAGCTGTATGTATCCTTTTTTCGCGGTACACCGATCCTGATTCAGCTGTTTTTGTTCTATTACGGTGTACCGGAAATTTTAGGTTTGTTCGGCATCAATGCCAATCGTGCACCAGCGCTGTATTTTGTCATTTTGACTTACTCGTTGAATAGCGGAGCGTTTATGGTGGAGATGATTCGGGCTTCAGTCGCATCTGTGGATCGGGGGCAGGTCGAGGCTGCTTATGCGCTGGGCATGTCTGGTCCACAAGCCTTTTTCCGGATTGTATTGCCGCAGGCATATGTGACGGCACTGCCTATATTCTCCAATATGGTGATTGGCAGCCTGAAGGATACATCACTTGCTTTCAGTGTGGGTGTCATGGAGATGACCGGTAAATCCTCCACACTGGCAACGATCTCTCGTCATTTTATCGAAGCGTATATTTCACTGGCTCTCATTTATTTTGTTCTAAGCTTTGTGCTGGATCGGGTGTTCCGTGTGCTTGAGCGGAAAGTACAGAAGAGGGGGTTTGCTCCGATATGA
- a CDS encoding amino acid ABC transporter permease, with protein MSFDLSFVWTAFVELLGVIPITLAITAVSVVFGFIIGTAVALVRQFRIPVLSQLAAAYVTFIRGTPMITHLLLIYFGLPMVIDSVTASLGLGFNSASIPLIGFAYLAFSITAGAYASEIVRSGLLSVDRGQIEAAYSLGMTVSKAMRRIVLPQAFAASLPNISNMLIGMLHGSTLAFAVSVVEINAKAQIVASTNWKFFEAYVAAALIFWGLTITIERLTALAEKRFRAYSRGGVS; from the coding sequence ATGAGCTTTGATCTTTCCTTTGTATGGACCGCTTTCGTGGAGCTTCTCGGTGTCATCCCGATTACGCTGGCGATTACCGCTGTATCGGTTGTCTTCGGTTTTATCATCGGCACAGCCGTTGCGCTTGTCCGCCAATTTCGGATTCCTGTTTTGAGTCAGCTGGCGGCTGCCTACGTTACATTTATTCGCGGTACGCCAATGATTACGCATTTGCTTCTGATCTATTTCGGTCTGCCCATGGTGATTGACAGTGTGACAGCATCGCTCGGACTTGGATTCAACTCCGCGTCGATTCCGTTGATCGGCTTTGCCTACCTCGCATTTTCGATTACGGCTGGCGCTTATGCGTCAGAGATTGTTAGATCCGGCTTGCTCTCGGTTGATCGCGGGCAGATCGAGGCTGCTTATTCCCTTGGTATGACAGTATCGAAGGCGATGCGCCGAATTGTGTTGCCACAGGCTTTTGCGGCGAGTCTGCCCAATATTTCGAACATGCTGATTGGTATGCTGCATGGTTCAACGCTGGCGTTTGCGGTCTCTGTGGTGGAGATTAACGCCAAGGCGCAAATTGTCGCATCGACCAACTGGAAGTTTTTTGAGGCGTATGTGGCGGCAGCTCTCATTTTCTGGGGTCTGACCATAACTATTGAAAGACTGACCGCGCTGGCAGAGAAGCGGTTCAGGGCGTACAGCCGGGGAGGGGTGTCATGA
- a CDS encoding amino acid ABC transporter ATP-binding protein produces MIELKQIHKSFGDNKVLSGIDLSVKRGEVVAILGPSGSGKTTLLRCINYLEKPDSGHISIGDFTLNYKQHNKKDIHALRQKSAMVFQQYNLFRHKTALQNVMEGLVAVRKVPKEEAKARSAALLEKVGLGNKLDSYPSELSGGQQQRVGIARALAMNPEVILFDEPTSALDPELVGEVLAVIRQIAEEGITMIIVTHEMGFAQEVANHVVFMDGGVIVEEGDPKQLFRYPKEERTKQFLKRITPDAAYSI; encoded by the coding sequence ATGATTGAACTAAAGCAAATACACAAAAGCTTCGGGGATAACAAAGTGCTTTCGGGAATTGACCTGAGCGTAAAGCGCGGAGAGGTTGTTGCCATTTTGGGACCAAGTGGTTCTGGCAAAACAACACTTCTGCGCTGCATCAATTATTTGGAAAAGCCGGATTCCGGGCATATCAGCATCGGAGACTTTACCCTGAATTACAAGCAGCATAACAAAAAGGATATCCATGCTCTGCGCCAAAAGTCAGCGATGGTATTCCAACAATATAATTTATTTCGCCACAAAACGGCGCTGCAAAATGTGATGGAGGGGCTTGTCGCTGTCCGTAAAGTGCCGAAGGAGGAAGCAAAGGCGCGCAGCGCGGCCTTGCTGGAGAAAGTTGGCCTCGGAAACAAGCTTGATTCGTACCCTAGCGAGCTGTCAGGTGGACAGCAGCAGCGCGTCGGCATTGCACGGGCGTTGGCGATGAATCCAGAGGTCATTTTGTTTGACGAGCCGACCTCTGCTCTGGACCCGGAACTTGTAGGCGAGGTGCTGGCTGTCATTCGCCAAATTGCGGAGGAAGGAATAACGATGATCATCGTTACTCACGAAATGGGTTTTGCGCAGGAAGTAGCGAACCATGTTGTATTCATGGATGGCGGTGTCATTGTGGAGGAAGGCGATCCGAAGCAGTTGTTCCGATATCCGAAGGAAGAACGCACGAAGCAATTTCTCAAACGCATTACGCCTGACGCCGCATACTCGATATAA
- a CDS encoding LLM class flavin-dependent oxidoreductase codes for MSFTLGILDQSIVFPGQTAAEALNNTVELAKLAESLGYDRFWVAEHHDSEGVAGSSPEVLVSYLLAQTHTIRVGSGGVMLQHYSPYKVAENFNLLATLAPGRVELGIGRAPGGLPRSTKALQKGIAEPETLEDKLVELKDFLHSPASESHAQPGLTAHPLPGQPAGIYMLGTSVSSAELAARQGLPYAFALFINSDPETARAALDAYRTQFNTEQGGEPQAILALSVIAADTEEEANALAGQHKSVRVTLASGKTVNVQTLEQAAEFARQAGETYTAVEREADITRGTKETVRKRLLELSEEYGVNSFVFTTIIPDFDKRTRSFRLLREAFTEELVQP; via the coding sequence ATGTCATTTACATTAGGAATTTTGGACCAAAGCATCGTGTTTCCCGGCCAGACGGCTGCGGAGGCGCTGAACAATACAGTAGAACTGGCGAAGCTCGCGGAGTCGCTTGGCTATGATCGGTTTTGGGTAGCCGAGCATCATGACTCGGAAGGTGTTGCCGGATCATCGCCAGAAGTGCTCGTATCGTATTTGCTGGCACAGACCCATACCATCCGAGTGGGCTCCGGTGGTGTAATGCTCCAGCATTACAGTCCATATAAGGTAGCGGAAAACTTCAATTTACTTGCGACACTGGCCCCGGGGCGGGTTGAATTGGGTATCGGGCGAGCGCCGGGCGGCTTGCCTCGTTCCACGAAGGCGCTGCAAAAGGGAATCGCAGAGCCGGAAACGCTGGAGGACAAATTGGTGGAGCTTAAGGACTTCCTGCATTCTCCGGCGAGTGAATCCCATGCGCAGCCAGGGCTGACGGCTCATCCGTTACCAGGACAGCCAGCGGGGATTTATATGCTGGGTACAAGCGTTTCCAGTGCAGAGCTGGCAGCAAGGCAGGGGCTTCCTTATGCGTTTGCCCTATTTATTAACAGTGATCCCGAGACGGCTCGTGCTGCGCTAGATGCTTATCGCACACAGTTCAACACTGAGCAGGGCGGGGAGCCCCAAGCCATTTTGGCTTTGTCTGTCATAGCAGCAGATACGGAGGAAGAGGCTAATGCGCTGGCGGGACAGCATAAAAGTGTACGTGTGACGCTGGCCAGTGGCAAAACCGTTAATGTGCAGACGTTAGAGCAGGCAGCGGAATTCGCAAGGCAGGCGGGAGAAACGTATACGGCGGTTGAGCGCGAAGCGGACATTACTCGCGGCACGAAGGAAACGGTGCGAAAGCGGCTGCTCGAACTATCGGAGGAATACGGTGTGAACAGCTTTGTATTCACAACGATTATTCCTGATTTTGATAAGCGGACTCGTTCCTTCCGGTTGCTTAGAGAAGCATTTACAGAGGAACTGGTGCAACCTTAA
- a CDS encoding DinB family protein encodes MGNTTEKTESIISAYIDAYDEIEQEIAGLTERQLKWKSSPSSWSVTEVLAHLVDHSIVVSFRIREILAGSKATLPGFNQDTWVAGQKANEEQISRLITIAHGLVQYNAGLLERLGDEEWSKTGINFKGETVSLSAIIPAFVAHVENHLNQIRRIKQEVAEKQVQ; translated from the coding sequence ATGGGGAACACAACAGAGAAGACAGAATCAATCATATCCGCGTACATAGATGCTTATGACGAGATTGAACAGGAAATCGCGGGACTGACCGAGCGGCAGTTGAAATGGAAATCGTCTCCATCCTCCTGGAGTGTTACCGAAGTGCTGGCGCATCTGGTGGACCACAGCATCGTCGTTTCCTTTCGCATCCGGGAAATACTAGCAGGATCAAAAGCGACGCTACCCGGCTTTAACCAGGATACGTGGGTTGCCGGACAAAAAGCAAATGAGGAGCAAATCTCTCGCCTGATTACGATTGCTCATGGCCTGGTTCAATACAACGCTGGGCTACTGGAGCGCCTGGGAGATGAGGAATGGAGCAAAACCGGCATCAACTTCAAAGGGGAGACGGTATCTCTATCTGCGATCATCCCGGCTTTTGTAGCTCATGTGGAGAACCATCTCAACCAGATTCGCAGAATCAAGCAAGAAGTAGCTGAAAAGCAGGTGCAATGA
- a CDS encoding GNAT family N-acetyltransferase, with amino-acid sequence MERQQPNPSNDSRELIIREAAADDVRLLEAILFEAYSQYEQELPQDVWLAYKASIVEAINKSSTIAKLVAELDGEVVGSVFVYASSETAYGNAELGIHSPIIRLLGVTGKARGRGVARELIRASAKLAREQGADLLYLHSSDMMEKAIRLYERLGFERAHDKEFTTGNTLVKSYRLQLADTTLLQ; translated from the coding sequence ATGGAAAGGCAACAACCGAATCCGAGCAATGACAGCCGGGAACTGATCATCAGAGAAGCGGCAGCCGATGACGTTCGCTTGCTCGAGGCCATCCTGTTTGAGGCGTACAGCCAATATGAACAAGAGCTTCCTCAGGATGTATGGCTGGCTTATAAAGCAAGCATTGTAGAAGCTATTAATAAATCGTCAACGATAGCCAAGCTTGTAGCAGAACTGGACGGAGAAGTTGTAGGCAGCGTGTTTGTGTATGCTTCATCCGAGACAGCATACGGTAATGCAGAGCTTGGCATCCATTCCCCGATTATCCGTTTGCTGGGCGTGACTGGTAAGGCGCGCGGCAGGGGTGTGGCTAGAGAGCTCATTCGAGCCAGCGCCAAACTAGCTAGAGAGCAAGGTGCGGATCTGTTGTACCTTCACTCCTCCGACATGATGGAGAAAGCGATCCGTCTCTACGAGCGGCTAGGCTTTGAACGAGCCCATGATAAGGAGTTTACAACAGGGAACACGCTGGTCAAAAGCTATCGCTTGCAGTTGGCTGACACTACACTGCTTCAATAA
- a CDS encoding LLM class flavin-dependent oxidoreductase, whose protein sequence is MSKAKQLKLGSIILGVGGTMSSWRHPSVPVDASVNLEFYTQQAQTAERGKFDLVFIADGLFITEKSIPHFLNRFEPLTILSALAAVTTRIGLVGTLSSSYSEPFNAARQFASLDHISKGRGGWNLVTSPLEGSATNYSKESHPTHGERYEIAEEFLDVVRGLWDSWETDAFVRNKETGVFFDPAKLHRVNHEGKHFKVAGPLNIARTKQGQPVVFQAGSSEPGKQLAAKGADAVFTGQNSIEDARAFYEDVKRRTVEEGRAADDLSIMVGIVPIIGKTDEEAEQRYQEAARQTPIEEALDVLGRFFDHHDFHQYALDEPFPELGDLGQNSFRSGTDRIKARAREHGQTLRQVALEAVAPRSPFIGSAETVADTLQHWFETKAADGFIVHPITPEDLNIFVDDVVPILQERGVFRTEYEFDTLRGHLGLPVPENRYAKQPTAAEAL, encoded by the coding sequence ATGAGTAAAGCGAAACAGCTTAAATTAGGCAGCATTATTTTGGGTGTTGGTGGAACGATGTCCAGTTGGCGGCATCCCAGTGTGCCGGTGGATGCCAGCGTTAATCTTGAGTTTTACACACAGCAGGCCCAAACAGCGGAACGAGGCAAATTCGACCTTGTGTTTATTGCCGATGGGCTGTTTATCACTGAAAAATCCATTCCTCATTTTCTAAATCGTTTCGAGCCACTTACGATTTTGTCCGCGCTTGCGGCAGTAACCACCCGAATTGGGCTGGTTGGCACGCTATCCAGCTCGTATAGTGAACCCTTTAACGCGGCCCGTCAGTTTGCTTCTCTTGATCACATCAGTAAGGGGCGCGGAGGCTGGAATCTGGTCACATCGCCGTTAGAAGGCTCGGCAACAAACTATAGCAAAGAGTCGCATCCGACCCACGGGGAGCGTTACGAGATTGCCGAGGAGTTTTTGGACGTTGTGCGCGGCTTGTGGGACTCCTGGGAGACGGACGCCTTTGTGCGAAACAAGGAGACGGGCGTCTTTTTTGATCCTGCCAAGCTGCACCGTGTCAATCATGAAGGTAAGCATTTTAAGGTAGCGGGACCACTCAACATTGCACGTACGAAGCAGGGACAACCTGTAGTATTTCAGGCTGGCTCATCTGAGCCTGGTAAACAGCTTGCGGCGAAGGGTGCCGATGCAGTTTTTACAGGGCAAAACTCGATTGAGGACGCAAGAGCATTCTATGAGGATGTGAAGCGGCGTACCGTGGAGGAAGGACGCGCGGCAGATGATCTTTCCATTATGGTAGGCATTGTTCCGATTATTGGGAAAACCGACGAAGAGGCGGAGCAGAGATATCAGGAGGCTGCGAGACAGACTCCGATTGAGGAAGCGCTGGACGTGTTGGGCCGGTTTTTTGACCATCATGATTTTCACCAGTATGCACTGGATGAGCCATTCCCGGAGTTGGGTGATCTCGGTCAGAACTCGTTTCGTAGCGGCACGGACCGAATCAAAGCAAGAGCCCGCGAGCATGGACAGACTTTGCGGCAGGTTGCTCTTGAAGCGGTGGCCCCACGTTCTCCGTTCATCGGCTCGGCCGAGACGGTAGCGGATACGCTGCAGCATTGGTTCGAGACAAAAGCAGCCGACGGCTTCATCGTACACCCGATTACACCGGAGGATCTTAATATTTTTGTTGATGACGTCGTGCCGATTTTGCAGGAGCGCGGTGTGTTTCGCACGGAATATGAATTCGATACGCTACGGGGTCATCTGGGTTTGCCTGTGCCGGAAAATCGTTATGCAAAGCAGCCGACAGCAGCAGAAGCACTTTGA
- a CDS encoding LLM class flavin-dependent oxidoreductase, which produces MSREGQLRLGTSLHGVGSSVSGWRHPELPSDASINIDFYIQQARQAEAGKLDFVFIADGLHITEQSIPHFLNRFEPLTVLSALAASTRDIGLAGTLSTSYSEPFTVARQFASLDHLSGGRAAWNVVTSPSEGVADNFNKGGHPDHETRYRMAEEYVEVTRGLWDSWEDDALIRDKESGVFFDPEKLHKLNHKGEFYEVAGPLNIARSKQGHPVIFQAGASESGRDFAAKTADAVFVHGQSLEEAKVVYDDLKQRARSFGRKPEDILILPGIAPIVGHTEEEAQRKYDEVLHLGSVDDAVQYLSRYFDYHDFTQYDLDEPFPDLGDFGSNGFRSFTDQIKREAREQGSTLREVALHVAQPRSPFFGTPETIADMMQLWFEEGAVDGFIILPTVPDGLEAFVELVVPVLQQRGLFRTEYEHDTLRGNLGLSVPVNRYMKQGG; this is translated from the coding sequence ATGTCGAGAGAGGGTCAATTAAGGCTGGGAACATCACTGCACGGCGTCGGCTCCAGCGTTTCGGGCTGGAGACATCCCGAGCTGCCATCAGATGCAAGCATCAATATCGATTTTTACATCCAGCAGGCTAGACAGGCGGAGGCCGGCAAGCTTGATTTTGTATTTATTGCCGATGGCTTGCATATTACAGAGCAGTCTATCCCTCATTTTTTGAATCGTTTTGAGCCACTTACCGTCCTGTCTGCTCTTGCCGCATCGACCAGAGACATTGGATTGGCAGGAACACTCTCCACATCCTATAGCGAACCGTTTACGGTGGCTCGTCAGTTTGCATCCCTGGATCATCTCAGCGGCGGACGTGCAGCGTGGAATGTGGTGACTTCGCCATCGGAAGGTGTAGCAGACAACTTCAACAAGGGAGGCCACCCCGACCACGAAACCCGTTATCGTATGGCGGAAGAGTACGTGGAGGTAACACGGGGATTATGGGACTCCTGGGAAGACGATGCGTTGATTCGGGACAAGGAAAGCGGTGTGTTCTTTGATCCGGAGAAGCTGCACAAGCTGAATCATAAAGGCGAATTCTACGAGGTGGCCGGTCCGCTGAACATTGCGCGTTCGAAGCAGGGGCATCCCGTCATTTTCCAGGCAGGCGCGTCAGAATCAGGTCGGGATTTTGCTGCAAAAACGGCTGATGCTGTATTTGTGCACGGTCAATCGCTGGAGGAAGCCAAGGTGGTATACGATGATCTGAAGCAGCGCGCGCGCTCCTTCGGACGTAAGCCTGAAGACATACTGATTCTGCCGGGCATTGCACCGATTGTGGGACATACCGAAGAGGAAGCCCAGCGTAAATATGATGAGGTTCTCCATCTGGGCTCTGTTGATGATGCGGTTCAATATTTAAGTCGTTACTTTGATTATCATGATTTTACCCAATATGATCTGGATGAGCCTTTTCCGGATTTAGGCGATTTTGGTTCCAATGGCTTCCGAAGTTTTACGGATCAGATTAAGCGGGAAGCACGGGAGCAAGGATCGACACTGCGCGAAGTTGCGTTACATGTTGCACAGCCCCGATCCCCGTTTTTTGGCACACCTGAAACCATTGCCGATATGATGCAGCTATGGTTCGAGGAGGGGGCTGTGGACGGATTCATTATCCTGCCGACCGTACCGGATGGACTGGAAGCTTTTGTAGAGTTGGTCGTGCCTGTGTTGCAACAGCGTGGACTGTTCCGTACGGAATACGAGCATGATACGCTGCGGGGAAATCTGGGACTTTCGGTGCCTGTTAATCGATACATGAAGCAGGGTGGTTGA
- a CDS encoding DUF3885 domain-containing protein, producing MDLKTYLAEHFPNLTLEPPLFYNGDVGIRFELGNSLMFGMSTEYYMEQVYHRSLELFKALHDQEDEVLFITQAYLGDKPKQKVKKLNLYRKYIKKKRPIRALILEIFPGLDCEPDDIQDPRNTMYWYWTKCRVKDLKYNQLIKAICNHDVGIRPKIYHRVYFINISKKTIFHIYDDRGCDVISAAREELMGIYKEYNDWILDYDREIINNVFLG from the coding sequence ATGGACCTGAAGACGTATCTCGCAGAGCATTTTCCAAACCTGACCTTAGAACCGCCGCTTTTTTATAATGGGGATGTTGGAATACGATTCGAACTTGGCAATTCTCTGATGTTTGGAATGAGTACGGAGTATTACATGGAACAAGTTTATCATCGATCACTTGAATTATTTAAGGCTCTTCATGATCAAGAAGATGAAGTCCTATTCATAACTCAAGCTTATTTGGGAGATAAGCCTAAACAAAAAGTGAAAAAATTGAACCTGTACAGAAAATATATTAAGAAGAAAAGGCCGATTAGAGCCTTGATCCTTGAGATATTTCCAGGTTTGGATTGTGAACCAGATGACATCCAAGACCCAAGAAACACCATGTATTGGTACTGGACTAAATGTAGAGTTAAGGACTTGAAATATAATCAGTTAATCAAAGCTATATGTAATCATGATGTTGGAATTAGGCCAAAGATTTATCATAGGGTGTATTTTATTAATATAAGTAAAAAAACGATATTTCATATCTATGATGATAGAGGTTGCGATGTTATTTCAGCAGCAAGGGAAGAACTAATGGGTATTTATAAAGAATATAACGATTGGATTCTAGATTATGATCGAGAGATAATTAACAATGTATTTCTAGGATAA
- a CDS encoding histidine phosphatase family protein, translated as MKTIVYMVRHAESPYTEGTERTRGLTLEGKVNAAKITEMLKDEGIHTIISSPYARAVLTLEGLATVLDISIQIMEDLRERHFSDDMITDEEFEPASERMFDDPDYALPGGESNTICQNRAVDVLKHILEEYKGEKVVIGTHGHVMTLMMNYFDSSYGLDFMNQTKKPDIYQLEFNEMELENVTRLWK; from the coding sequence ATGAAGACCATTGTGTATATGGTTAGGCATGCGGAGTCACCGTACACGGAAGGAACGGAAAGGACCAGAGGACTTACCTTGGAGGGCAAGGTGAACGCAGCTAAAATAACAGAAATGTTAAAAGACGAAGGAATACATACTATTATCTCAAGTCCATATGCCCGAGCTGTCCTAACCTTGGAGGGGTTGGCAACAGTGTTGGACATCAGTATTCAGATCATGGAGGATCTGCGAGAAAGACATTTTTCAGATGATATGATTACAGATGAAGAGTTCGAGCCTGCCTCGGAGAGAATGTTTGATGACCCTGATTATGCATTGCCAGGAGGCGAGTCGAACACGATTTGCCAGAATAGAGCAGTGGACGTGTTAAAACATATTTTAGAAGAATATAAGGGTGAAAAAGTAGTTATTGGCACCCATGGACATGTTATGACATTGATGATGAATTACTTTGATTCGAGTTACGGATTGGATTTTATGAACCAAACCAAGAAACCGGACATCTATCAATTAGAATTCAACGAGATGGAATTGGAGAATGTGACAAGGCTCTGGAAATGA